Proteins from a single region of Nakamurella deserti:
- a CDS encoding adenylosuccinate synthase, producing MAVVVLIGAQWGDEGKGKATDLYGGRVQWVVRYQGGNNAGHTVVLPDGQSFALHLIPSGILTPGVKNVIGNGVVIDPAVLLRELGGLEDRGVDTSNLLISADAHLIMPYHVAIDKVTERYLGKAKIGTTGRGIGPAYQDKVARMGVRVQDLLDESILAQKVEAALDVKNQMLVKIYNRKALDPARIVDEVLELAQGFVHRIADTKLALDDAARRGEHILLEGSQGTLLDVDHGTYPYVTSSNPTAGGASAGSGLGPTRIDSVIGILKAYTTRVGSGPFPTELFDEWGEYLRKTGGEIGVTTGRLRRCGWFDAVIARYASRVNGITDYFLTKLDVLSSLEKVPVCVAYDVDGVRHDEMPMTQSDLHHAKPIYEELPGWFEDISHCRTFEELPANAQAYVRRLEELSGSRISSIGVGPGRDQTIVLHDVLAAG from the coding sequence ATGGCGGTCGTCGTACTGATCGGTGCCCAGTGGGGCGACGAGGGCAAGGGCAAGGCAACCGACCTCTACGGCGGTCGCGTCCAGTGGGTCGTGCGCTACCAGGGCGGCAACAACGCCGGGCACACCGTCGTGCTCCCGGACGGCCAGAGCTTCGCCCTGCACCTGATCCCGTCGGGCATCCTGACCCCGGGCGTGAAGAACGTCATCGGCAACGGCGTGGTCATCGACCCGGCCGTGCTGCTGCGCGAGCTGGGAGGCCTGGAGGACCGCGGCGTCGACACCTCGAACCTGCTGATCAGCGCGGATGCGCACCTGATCATGCCGTACCACGTGGCCATCGACAAGGTCACCGAGCGCTATCTCGGCAAGGCCAAGATCGGCACCACCGGCCGCGGCATCGGCCCCGCGTACCAGGACAAGGTCGCCCGGATGGGCGTGCGCGTGCAGGACCTCCTCGACGAGTCGATCCTGGCGCAGAAGGTGGAGGCGGCGCTCGACGTGAAGAACCAGATGCTGGTCAAGATCTACAACCGCAAGGCGCTCGACCCGGCGCGCATCGTGGACGAGGTGCTCGAGCTGGCCCAGGGTTTCGTGCACCGCATCGCCGACACCAAGCTGGCGCTGGACGACGCCGCCCGGCGCGGCGAGCACATCCTGCTCGAGGGCTCGCAGGGCACCCTGCTCGACGTCGACCACGGCACGTATCCGTACGTGACGTCGTCCAACCCGACCGCCGGTGGCGCGTCGGCCGGTTCGGGTCTCGGGCCCACCCGGATCGATTCCGTCATCGGCATCCTCAAGGCCTACACGACGCGCGTCGGGTCGGGACCGTTCCCGACCGAGCTGTTCGACGAGTGGGGCGAGTACCTGCGCAAGACCGGCGGCGAGATCGGTGTCACCACCGGGCGTCTGCGCCGCTGCGGCTGGTTCGACGCGGTCATCGCGCGCTACGCGAGCCGGGTCAACGGCATCACCGACTACTTCCTCACCAAGCTCGACGTGCTGTCGTCGCTGGAGAAGGTGCCGGTGTGTGTGGCCTACGACGTCGACGGGGTCCGGCACGACGAGATGCCCATGACGCAGAGCGATCTGCACCACGCGAAGCCGATCTACGAGGAACTGCCCGGCTGGTTCGAGGACATCTCGCACTGCCGCACCTTCGAGGAGCTGCCGGCGAACGCGCAGGCCTACGTCCGGCGGCTGGAAGAGCTGTCCGGATCACGGATCTCGTCCATCGGGGTCGGTCCGGGCCGCGATCAGACCATCGTGCTGCACGACGTCCTCGCCGCCGGCTGA
- a CDS encoding septum formation family protein produces the protein MDRRAGGTLTLAVAVTVLVAVPRLLNPPLLDGVASTTPPPPAPAVGTCLQNSVTSSWGARGVLQPSDTVYVTCDRPHRAEIFRVVDPLPPPASAGTVFDLCGSVEEFSTYLGTAGGGWRPELQVRITASGPDARQVAAGQNWAACVLVDDVGPTLTAPLAGAAAAHTVPPQVGVCFDGGATDLAFRGTSPCDRPHSGELFGSRVVGTDADRDALTASCRDLAAADTGRPAVLTDPAFTVEAVVTDDRVREGDDVGDATATARCVVRALDGRQLTASLRGIGDGVVPWAG, from the coding sequence ATGGATCGACGCGCCGGTGGGACGCTGACTCTCGCGGTGGCCGTCACCGTGCTCGTCGCGGTACCCCGGCTGCTCAATCCCCCACTGCTCGACGGGGTCGCGAGCACCACCCCGCCCCCACCGGCGCCGGCGGTGGGCACGTGTCTGCAGAACAGCGTGACCTCCTCGTGGGGAGCGCGCGGCGTGCTGCAACCCAGCGACACGGTCTATGTGACCTGCGACCGGCCCCACCGCGCCGAGATCTTCCGGGTGGTGGACCCGCTGCCGCCGCCCGCCTCGGCGGGCACCGTGTTCGACCTGTGCGGCTCGGTCGAGGAGTTCTCGACCTATCTCGGGACGGCGGGTGGCGGCTGGCGACCCGAGCTGCAGGTCCGGATCACCGCGTCGGGGCCCGACGCCCGGCAGGTCGCGGCCGGTCAGAACTGGGCGGCCTGTGTGCTCGTCGACGACGTCGGCCCCACCCTGACCGCACCGTTGGCCGGCGCGGCGGCGGCGCACACCGTACCGCCGCAGGTCGGCGTGTGCTTCGACGGGGGCGCGACCGACCTGGCCTTCCGCGGGACGTCACCGTGCGACCGGCCGCACAGCGGTGAGCTGTTCGGCAGCCGCGTCGTCGGCACCGACGCCGACCGCGACGCCCTGACCGCCTCCTGCCGCGATCTGGCGGCGGCCGACACCGGGCGGCCCGCCGTGCTGACCGACCCGGCGTTCACCGTGGAGGCCGTGGTGACGGACGACCGGGTGCGCGAGGGTGACGACGTCGGGGACGCGACCGCCACCGCGCGCTGCGTCGTGCGGGCCCTCGACGGCCGGCAGCTCACCGCCTCCCTCCGCGGCATCGGCGACGGGGTGGTGCCGTGGGCGGGATGA
- a CDS encoding DUF3151 domain-containing protein translates to MTRANLLGPPPTLLPEDPAAADIAAGTSPADAARDHPDSSLAWALLAEESLDQGEDIRAYAYARVGYHRGLDRLRRSGWKGAGPVPWSHEPNRAFLRALSALGQAAAAIEEAPEVERIRAFLLDADPAIPTELLP, encoded by the coding sequence ATGACGCGTGCCAATCTCCTCGGACCCCCGCCCACCCTGCTGCCGGAGGATCCGGCCGCCGCCGACATCGCCGCCGGTACGTCCCCCGCCGACGCGGCCCGCGACCACCCCGACTCGAGCCTCGCCTGGGCGCTGCTGGCCGAGGAGTCCCTCGACCAGGGCGAGGACATCCGCGCCTACGCCTACGCCCGCGTCGGGTACCACCGCGGTCTCGACCGGCTGCGCCGCAGCGGATGGAAGGGTGCCGGTCCGGTGCCGTGGTCGCACGAGCCCAACCGGGCATTCCTGCGTGCCCTGTCCGCGCTCGGCCAGGCGGCCGCCGCCATCGAGGAGGCTCCCGAGGTCGAGCGGATCCGCGCCTTCCTGCTCGACGCGGACCCGGCCATCCCGACGGAACTCCTGCCCTGA
- the purD gene encoding phosphoribosylamine--glycine ligase, with amino-acid sequence MKILVIGSGAREHALLRALHRDPAVTALHVAPGNAGTAALATTHPVAVADPAAVTALARGIGVDLVVIGPEVPLVAGVADAVRAAGIAAFGPSAAAARIEGSKAFAKDVMAQAGVPTAAAFPVTAAAEVDAALAATGAPYVVKDDGLAAGKGVVVTEDLTTARDHALDVLAGGHPVLIESFLSGPEVSLFAICDGTRAVPLLPAQDFKRVGDGDTGPNTGGMGAYAPLPWAPADLVATVRATVLDPVIAEMARRGSPFSGLLYAGLVLTPTGPQVIEFNCRFGDPETQVVLELLETPLAGLLAASAAGDLSDHTDLVWRDGSAVTVVVAAENYPGAPVTGDVITGADADGVLHAGTATDDTGAVVSAGGRVLSVLGLGGDLDEARTQAYERVSGIGLRGSHHRTDIALAAAQGRVTVPAP; translated from the coding sequence GTGAAGATCCTGGTCATCGGCTCCGGTGCCCGCGAGCACGCCCTGCTGCGTGCCCTGCACCGCGACCCCGCCGTCACCGCCCTGCACGTCGCCCCGGGCAACGCCGGTACCGCGGCGCTGGCCACCACGCATCCCGTCGCCGTGGCCGACCCCGCCGCCGTCACCGCGCTGGCCCGGGGTATCGGAGTCGACCTGGTGGTGATCGGTCCCGAGGTGCCGCTGGTCGCCGGGGTCGCCGACGCGGTCCGTGCCGCCGGGATCGCCGCCTTCGGTCCGTCCGCGGCCGCCGCCCGGATCGAGGGTTCGAAGGCGTTCGCCAAGGACGTCATGGCACAAGCGGGAGTGCCGACCGCAGCGGCGTTCCCGGTCACCGCGGCCGCCGAGGTCGACGCCGCGCTGGCCGCCACCGGGGCGCCCTACGTGGTCAAGGACGACGGGCTGGCCGCCGGCAAGGGCGTCGTCGTCACCGAGGACCTGACCACCGCCCGCGACCACGCCCTGGACGTCCTGGCCGGCGGGCACCCGGTGCTGATCGAGAGCTTCCTGTCCGGGCCGGAGGTGTCGCTGTTCGCGATCTGCGACGGCACCCGCGCGGTGCCGCTGCTGCCCGCCCAGGACTTCAAGCGCGTCGGCGACGGCGACACCGGGCCCAACACGGGCGGAATGGGTGCCTACGCGCCGCTGCCGTGGGCGCCGGCCGACCTCGTCGCCACCGTCCGGGCGACCGTGCTGGATCCGGTGATCGCCGAGATGGCCCGCCGCGGCAGCCCGTTCAGCGGGTTGCTGTACGCCGGGCTGGTGCTCACCCCCACCGGCCCGCAGGTCATCGAGTTCAACTGCCGCTTCGGCGATCCCGAGACCCAGGTGGTCCTGGAGCTGCTCGAGACCCCGCTGGCCGGGCTGCTGGCTGCATCGGCCGCCGGCGACCTGTCGGACCACACCGACCTGGTCTGGCGGGACGGGTCGGCGGTCACCGTGGTCGTCGCCGCCGAGAACTACCCGGGCGCCCCCGTGACGGGTGACGTCATCACCGGAGCGGACGCCGACGGGGTGCTGCACGCCGGCACCGCCACCGACGACACCGGCGCGGTGGTCTCCGCCGGTGGCCGGGTGCTGTCGGTGCTCGGCCTCGGGGGCGACCTCGACGAAGCGAGAACGCAGGCCTACGAACGCGTGTCGGGCATCGGACTACGAGGTTCGCACCATCGCACCGACATCGCCCTCGCCGCGGCGCAGGGACGGGTCACGGTCCCCGCCCCGTGA
- the nhaA gene encoding Na+/H+ antiporter NhaA, whose amino-acid sequence MSHPARTSLFSRGSWAEDSRIAAILRKETVGGALLLIGTVIALVWANSGWSNSYFALRDVRFGPAALHLDLTLGQWAADGLLALFFFVAGLELKREFVAGDLRDPRRAAVPVAAAFGGVVTPALIYVAFNARTDDVAGWAIPTATDIAFALAVLAMIATHLPAALRTFLLTLAVVDDLMAITIIAVFYTDDLAIVPLLLALVPLGLFTVLVQRRVRSFWLLVPLATVTWALVHASGVHATVAGVLLGFAVPVIRSAKNGGPDAGPGLAEHFEHVWRPLSSGFAVPVFAFFSAGVAIGGLSGLGSALSDRVALGVVVGLVAGKAIGVLGATWLVARFTRAELDADLAWVDVFGLALLAGVGFTVSLLIGELAFGAGSPADDHVKVAVLTGSILASLLAAVVLRLRNRVYRRLCEEESVDTDRDSIPDVYQR is encoded by the coding sequence GTGTCGCACCCCGCCCGCACCTCCCTGTTCAGCCGAGGCAGCTGGGCGGAGGACAGCCGGATCGCCGCCATCCTCCGCAAGGAGACGGTGGGCGGCGCCCTGCTGCTGATCGGCACCGTGATCGCCCTGGTCTGGGCCAACTCCGGCTGGTCGAACAGCTACTTCGCACTCCGCGACGTCCGGTTCGGGCCCGCCGCACTGCACCTGGACCTCACGCTCGGCCAGTGGGCGGCCGACGGGCTCCTCGCGCTGTTCTTCTTCGTCGCCGGCCTGGAGCTCAAGCGCGAATTCGTGGCCGGTGATCTGCGGGACCCGCGGCGGGCCGCGGTCCCGGTGGCCGCCGCGTTCGGCGGCGTCGTCACACCCGCGCTGATCTACGTCGCCTTCAACGCCCGCACCGACGATGTCGCGGGATGGGCGATCCCCACCGCGACCGACATCGCGTTCGCGTTGGCCGTGCTCGCCATGATCGCCACCCATCTGCCGGCCGCACTGCGGACGTTCCTGCTCACGCTCGCGGTCGTCGACGACCTGATGGCGATCACCATCATCGCGGTGTTCTACACCGACGACCTGGCGATCGTCCCGCTGCTGCTCGCGCTCGTGCCGCTGGGGTTGTTCACCGTGCTCGTGCAGCGCCGGGTGCGCTCGTTCTGGCTGCTGGTGCCGCTGGCAACCGTGACCTGGGCGTTGGTGCACGCCTCCGGCGTGCACGCGACGGTGGCCGGCGTGCTGCTGGGCTTCGCGGTGCCGGTGATCCGCAGCGCGAAGAACGGCGGTCCGGACGCCGGTCCGGGCCTGGCCGAGCACTTCGAGCACGTCTGGCGGCCGCTGTCGTCGGGCTTCGCCGTTCCGGTGTTCGCGTTCTTCTCGGCCGGGGTGGCCATCGGCGGGCTCAGCGGACTCGGTTCCGCGCTGTCCGACCGGGTGGCCCTCGGCGTGGTCGTCGGTCTCGTCGCCGGCAAGGCGATCGGCGTCCTCGGGGCCACGTGGCTGGTCGCCCGCTTCACGAGGGCGGAGCTGGACGCCGACCTCGCCTGGGTCGACGTCTTCGGCCTGGCCCTGCTGGCCGGGGTCGGCTTCACGGTGTCGCTGCTGATCGGCGAGCTCGCCTTCGGTGCGGGTTCCCCGGCCGACGACCACGTCAAGGTCGCGGTGCTGACCGGATCGATCCTGGCGTCGCTGCTGGCCGCCGTCGTGCTGCGGCTGCGCAACCGCGTCTACCGGCGGCTCTGCGAGGAGGAGTCGGTGGACACCGACCGGGACTCCATTCCCGACGTCTACCAGCGCTGA
- a CDS encoding aminotransferase class I/II-fold pyridoxal phosphate-dependent enzyme: protein MHVWAAAARRAEAGLPVFNLSAGQPSTPAPEPVRRAMRAVLDTEVLGYTETPGIPALRSAIAGHYADWYGLAVDPDAVVVTTGSSGAFTLAFLAAFDPGARVGMAVPCYPAYRNILQALGCEVVPIRTGPATRFQPTVAQIRDLALDGLVVASPANPTGTMLSATELAELATYCETAGIRLVSDEIYHGISYGEPGACAWSTSRSGLVMNSFSKYFSMTGWRVGWCLVPDDLRDAVLGLGGNFSICPPAPAQYAAVAAFDAYAELDAHVGRYAVNRRLMLDRLAGLGFDRPAPADGAFYVYADVAHLTDDAEVWCRRLLAEQGLAIAPGIDFDPGGVPAIRFSFAGDTTTIERGLDALERFLR from the coding sequence ATGCACGTGTGGGCGGCGGCGGCCCGGCGCGCCGAGGCGGGGCTGCCGGTGTTCAACCTGTCGGCCGGTCAGCCGTCGACCCCGGCACCCGAGCCGGTACGGCGGGCGATGCGGGCGGTGCTGGACACCGAGGTGCTCGGCTACACCGAGACCCCCGGGATCCCGGCGTTGCGATCGGCGATCGCCGGGCACTACGCCGACTGGTACGGCCTGGCGGTCGATCCCGACGCGGTGGTGGTGACCACCGGTTCGTCGGGAGCGTTCACGCTGGCGTTCCTGGCCGCGTTCGACCCCGGCGCGCGGGTCGGCATGGCGGTGCCCTGCTACCCGGCCTACCGCAACATCCTGCAGGCACTGGGGTGCGAGGTGGTGCCGATCCGCACCGGTCCGGCGACGCGCTTCCAGCCCACGGTGGCTCAGATCCGGGACCTCGCGCTCGACGGTCTCGTGGTCGCCAGCCCGGCCAACCCCACCGGCACCATGCTCAGCGCCACCGAGCTCGCCGAGCTGGCGACGTACTGCGAGACGGCCGGCATCCGGCTGGTGTCCGACGAGATCTACCACGGCATCAGCTACGGCGAGCCGGGCGCCTGCGCCTGGTCCACGTCGCGGTCGGGGCTGGTGATGAACTCGTTCTCCAAGTACTTCTCGATGACCGGCTGGCGGGTCGGCTGGTGCCTGGTGCCCGACGACCTCCGGGATGCCGTCCTGGGGCTGGGCGGCAACTTCAGCATCTGCCCGCCGGCCCCGGCGCAGTACGCCGCGGTCGCCGCCTTCGACGCCTACGCCGAGCTGGATGCCCACGTCGGCCGGTACGCCGTGAACCGGCGGCTCATGCTGGACCGGCTCGCCGGCCTCGGCTTCGACCGGCCGGCGCCCGCCGACGGTGCCTTCTACGTCTACGCCGACGTCGCCCACCTCACCGACGACGCCGAGGTGTGGTGCCGCCGGTTGCTGGCCGAGCAGGGCCTGGCCATCGCGCCGGGCATCGACTTCGACCCCGGCGGGGTCCCGGCCATCCGGTTCAGCTTCGCGGGGGACACCACGACCATCGAACGCGGTCTGGACGCGCTGGAGCGGTTCCTCC
- a CDS encoding GNAT family N-acetyltransferase: MGTVRIVGITEQDWRQMRDLRLQALADTPFAYLETFVHAVQQTEQDWRQRARRCAEPGQVGFAAIDGTRWVATMRAVIEDGTATLLSVFVAPSHRGRPAGVADALLDAIETWVSAEGLTELFLDVHADNARAQALYRRRGYAFTGRRKPYPLNPAQQELEMRRDLTVPVPPRPGVDGPGG; the protein is encoded by the coding sequence ATGGGCACCGTGCGGATCGTCGGCATCACCGAGCAGGACTGGCGGCAGATGCGGGACCTGCGCCTGCAGGCGCTGGCCGACACACCGTTCGCCTACCTGGAGACCTTCGTGCACGCCGTCCAGCAGACCGAACAGGACTGGCGGCAGCGGGCCCGGCGCTGCGCGGAGCCGGGACAGGTCGGCTTCGCCGCGATCGACGGGACCCGCTGGGTCGCGACGATGCGCGCGGTGATCGAGGACGGCACGGCCACGCTGCTCAGCGTCTTCGTGGCGCCGTCACACCGCGGCCGACCCGCCGGTGTCGCCGACGCCCTGCTCGACGCGATCGAGACGTGGGTGTCCGCCGAGGGTCTCACCGAGCTCTTCCTCGACGTGCACGCCGACAACGCCCGCGCGCAGGCGCTGTACCGGCGCCGCGGGTACGCCTTCACCGGGCGACGCAAGCCCTATCCGCTGAACCCGGCGCAGCAGGAGCTCGAGATGCGGCGCGATCTCACGGTGCCCGTCCCGCCCCGGCCGGGCGTCGACGGCCCGGGCGGCTGA
- a CDS encoding pseudouridine-5'-phosphate glycosidase: MTDFSAIRISAQVQDALREQRPVLALESTIFTHGLPRPRNLAVAMEAEVSLREAGVQPATIGVVDGEAVVGLSESEIERLAAADDNVKISIRDLPIAMARGLSGGTTVAATALLAHAAGIQVFSTGGLGGVHREASVTFDESADLLALSTTPILVVSAGVKSILDVGATLERMETLNIGVLGYRTHAFPGFYVRDSGFRIEYRVDTPEEAADVVTMRDRLRLPSAVLLANPVAEELQLDPRTHQTVLVEALAEAAALGIAGNDTTPFLLDYVQRATGGESLEVNVNVYRGNVALGGQVASVLAERARLG, from the coding sequence GTGACGGACTTCTCGGCCATCAGGATCTCGGCGCAGGTGCAGGACGCGCTCCGCGAGCAGCGGCCGGTGCTGGCCCTGGAGTCGACCATCTTCACCCACGGCCTGCCGCGACCCCGCAACCTCGCGGTGGCCATGGAGGCCGAGGTGTCGCTGCGGGAGGCGGGCGTCCAGCCGGCCACCATCGGCGTCGTGGACGGCGAGGCCGTCGTCGGCCTGTCCGAGTCCGAGATCGAGCGGCTCGCCGCGGCCGACGACAACGTCAAGATCAGCATCCGCGACCTGCCCATCGCGATGGCCCGCGGGCTGTCCGGCGGCACCACGGTCGCGGCCACCGCGCTGCTCGCGCACGCGGCCGGCATCCAGGTGTTCTCCACCGGCGGCCTGGGCGGCGTCCACCGCGAGGCGTCGGTGACCTTCGACGAGTCGGCCGATCTGCTCGCGCTGTCGACGACGCCGATCCTGGTGGTCAGCGCCGGCGTCAAGTCCATCCTCGACGTGGGGGCCACCCTGGAGCGGATGGAGACGCTGAACATCGGCGTCCTGGGCTACCGCACGCACGCCTTCCCCGGGTTCTACGTCCGCGACTCCGGCTTCCGGATCGAGTACCGGGTCGACACCCCGGAGGAGGCCGCCGACGTCGTCACCATGCGCGACCGCCTCCGGTTGCCGTCGGCGGTGCTGTTGGCCAACCCGGTCGCCGAGGAGCTCCAACTCGACCCGCGCACCCACCAGACCGTCCTCGTCGAGGCGCTCGCGGAGGCCGCGGCGCTGGGGATCGCCGGCAACGACACCACGCCGTTCCTGCTCGACTACGTACAGCGCGCCACCGGTGGCGAGAGCCTCGAGGTGAACGTCAACGTCTACCGCGGCAACGTGGCCCTCGGCGGCCAGGTCGCGTCGGTCCTCGCCGAACGCGCCCGACTGGGCTGA
- a CDS encoding cold shock domain-containing protein, producing MTGSTVGTVRSWHDDEGWGVGDSDATPGGCRVLFAAVHVPSPRALVVGAAVHLEWERADQDGHAFRATRVWPVGQAPVDEVIRVEGPSAAYSSRLEIRFDQDGP from the coding sequence ATGACCGGCAGCACCGTCGGCACGGTGCGGAGCTGGCACGACGACGAGGGCTGGGGGGTGGGCGACAGCGATGCCACGCCCGGCGGCTGCCGGGTGCTCTTCGCCGCGGTGCACGTCCCGTCGCCACGGGCTCTGGTGGTGGGGGCGGCGGTGCACCTGGAGTGGGAGCGCGCCGACCAGGACGGGCACGCCTTCCGGGCCACCCGGGTCTGGCCGGTCGGGCAGGCACCGGTGGACGAGGTCATCCGGGTCGAGGGCCCGTCCGCGGCGTACTCCAGCCGCCTGGAGATCCGCTTCGACCAGGACGGGCCCTGA
- a CDS encoding nucleoside hydrolase: protein MTRTVIIDCDPGHDDALALFAAFGSPELEVAAVTTVCGNQTVDLVTRNALAVVEVAGRTGSVVVARGAQRPLTREHVPATGIHGPSGLDGPALPVAPGEIDPRPADQVIVDLVTAAGAGAVTLVATGPLTNLALALRREPAIADLVAEVVIMGGAATQGNITPSAEFNIHVDPEAAAAVFDAGWPVTMMGLKVTHQALATAEVRARLSGLGTRVGRFSADLLDFFAERYLVEQGFEHPPVHDLCPVVYLVDPTVFTVTDAPIAVETAGALTAGRTVVDLRGPAPLDCRHRIGLGLDRDRFWDLVMAALARLDGK from the coding sequence ATGACCCGCACCGTGATCATCGACTGCGACCCCGGCCACGACGACGCCCTCGCGCTGTTCGCGGCGTTCGGCAGCCCGGAACTCGAGGTCGCGGCGGTCACGACCGTCTGCGGCAACCAGACCGTGGACCTGGTCACCCGCAACGCGCTGGCCGTGGTGGAGGTCGCCGGGCGCACCGGCAGCGTCGTCGTCGCCCGCGGTGCCCAGCGCCCGCTGACCCGGGAGCACGTGCCCGCGACCGGCATCCACGGACCGAGCGGGCTCGACGGACCGGCGCTGCCGGTGGCGCCGGGGGAGATCGATCCGCGGCCCGCCGACCAGGTCATCGTCGACCTGGTCACCGCCGCCGGAGCCGGCGCCGTCACGCTGGTCGCCACCGGCCCGCTGACGAACCTGGCGCTTGCCCTGCGGCGGGAACCGGCGATCGCCGACCTCGTCGCCGAGGTGGTGATCATGGGCGGGGCGGCCACCCAGGGCAACATCACGCCGTCGGCGGAGTTCAACATCCACGTCGACCCGGAGGCGGCGGCCGCGGTGTTCGACGCCGGCTGGCCGGTCACGATGATGGGCCTCAAGGTCACGCACCAGGCGCTGGCGACCGCGGAGGTCCGGGCGCGACTCAGCGGCCTCGGAACGCGTGTGGGCCGCTTCAGTGCCGACCTGCTCGACTTCTTCGCCGAGCGGTACCTCGTCGAGCAGGGGTTCGAGCACCCGCCGGTGCACGACCTGTGCCCGGTCGTGTACCTGGTGGACCCGACGGTGTTCACCGTCACGGACGCGCCGATCGCCGTGGAGACCGCCGGCGCGCTGACCGCCGGCCGCACCGTCGTCGACCTACGCGGGCCGGCGCCCCTGGACTGCCGGCACCGCATCGGCCTCGGGCTGGACCGGGACCGGTTCTGGGACCTGGTCATGGCCGCTCTGGCCCGTCTCGACGGCAAATGA
- a CDS encoding LacI family DNA-binding transcriptional regulator yields MAVKATDVAARAGVSIATVSLVVNGKGAGRVSADTRTRVEQAVRELGYVVNPAARSLVTGTHGRIALLTDDLVNPFIAAIASGVSTASGADTALLLATGSRPDHATLASMGVDGMLVHRDEPDGQAVGGGPVPVVVLDEPGVPGGPTGVHFDVGRGAAALGAHLAGIGHRRVAYVDSARSRTSFTLRREVFAAAFGGEVSTTGCGLDLALARELTTDALAGWRRSGITAIVTATDVQAYGVLAALAAVGLSVPHDFSVASFDDNALSSITAPPLTTVAMDAAELGRRAVTLLLEEIRGSAPAGRSVVLPSSLVIRSSTAAPREDPS; encoded by the coding sequence ATGGCGGTCAAGGCCACCGACGTCGCCGCCCGCGCCGGCGTGTCGATCGCGACGGTCTCGCTGGTCGTGAACGGCAAGGGCGCGGGACGGGTCTCCGCCGACACCCGGACCCGCGTCGAGCAGGCCGTCCGCGAGCTGGGTTACGTGGTCAACCCGGCGGCGCGCTCGTTGGTCACCGGAACCCACGGCCGGATCGCCCTGCTCACCGACGATCTCGTGAACCCGTTCATCGCCGCCATCGCCTCCGGGGTCAGTACGGCGTCGGGCGCCGACACCGCGCTGCTACTGGCCACCGGGTCGCGGCCGGATCACGCCACGCTGGCGTCGATGGGGGTCGACGGGATGCTGGTGCACCGCGACGAGCCGGACGGTCAGGCCGTCGGCGGTGGTCCGGTGCCGGTGGTCGTCCTGGACGAGCCCGGCGTGCCCGGCGGGCCCACGGGCGTCCACTTCGACGTCGGCCGGGGGGCCGCCGCGCTGGGTGCCCACCTGGCGGGGATCGGCCACCGGCGGGTGGCCTACGTCGACTCCGCCCGGTCACGCACGAGCTTCACCCTCCGACGGGAGGTCTTCGCCGCCGCGTTCGGCGGCGAGGTGTCGACCACCGGTTGCGGGCTGGACCTCGCCCTCGCCCGGGAGCTGACCACGGACGCGCTCGCGGGGTGGCGCCGTTCGGGGATCACCGCGATCGTGACGGCCACCGACGTGCAGGCCTACGGCGTGCTGGCCGCCCTCGCCGCGGTCGGACTGTCCGTCCCACACGACTTCTCGGTCGCCTCCTTCGACGACAACGCCCTCTCCTCGATCACCGCGCCACCCTTGACCACGGTGGCGATGGACGCCGCCGAGCTGGGCCGCCGCGCCGTGACGCTGCTGCTCGAGGAGATCCGGGGCAGCGCGCCGGCCGGCCGGTCCGTGGTGTTGCCCAGTTCGCTCGTCATCCGGTCGTCGACCGCCGCCCCCCGGGAGGACCCATCATGA